GGCGCTGATCGGCGCGGACGACGATCTGCTCAAGCCGCTGCGCCGGCTGGCCGACATGGGCGTGGACATCGCGCTGGACGACTTCGGCACCGGCTACTCCAACCTGGCCAACCTGCGGCGGCTGCCGGTGAGCGTGCTCAAGCTGGACCGCTCCTTCACCCAGGGCATGCAGCAGTTCCCGGCGGACCCCGTCGACCTGAAGATCGTCGAGGGGATCGTCGCCCTGGCGCACAGCCTGGACCTCGCGGTCACCGTCGAGGGCGTGGAGACCGGAGCCCAGGCGGAACAGCTGCGGATACTGGGCTGCGACACGGCCCAGGGCTGGTACTACGCCCGCCCCGGCCCGCCGGACCGGCTCCACGAGCTGGCCCTGGCGGACGCGACGGGCTGAGGCGGCGGGACGGTTCCGCCGGCGCGGGCAGTCCGGCGCGGGCAGTGGTACGCGGCGAGCCCCCCCGACCGCGTATGCGGTGAGCCCCGAGTGTGTGCGGCCGGGGGTGCGTGCGACGGGTGCGTGTGCAGCGGGTGCGGATGCGGATGCGGCTACGTGCGCCGGACGCGGTCGCGGGCCGTCCCGGCCGGGCCGCGCCCTACTGGTACGCCTTCCGCCGCCTCCGCCGCGGCTCCGGCGCCCGCCCTGCCCCGCGTCCCACCTCCGGCTCCGGCCACGGCCCCGGTTCCCAGGCCGGTTCAGGGGGTGAACGACGCCTCGTCGGGCGTGCGCTCCCGCGCCCGTGTCCGCGCCTCGGCCACCGCCGTGGCCGCCCGGACCAGGGCCGCCGTGGCGGTCGAGCGCGACTGCTGGGGCCAGGCGACCGCCATGACGGCGGCGGGCGCGTCCACGACGGGGCGGTAGGCGACACCGGGGCGCGGATAGCGCAGGGTCACGGAGGCGGGCAGCAGCGTCACGACCTCGCCGAGCGCGACCAGGGTGAGCAACTGGGCCAGATCGCGGCAGTCGTCCCGGGGCCGCCCGACGGGCCGGCCGACGTCCTCCGCGGTCATGCCCAGGTCGTCCAGGCTGAGCCGGGTGCGCGCGGCGAGCGGATGGGCGGCCGCCACGGCGGCGACGCGCGGCTCCACGGTGAGGGGCTCGCTGTCCAGGCCGGTCGGGTCGTAGGGGCCGTGGACCAGGGCCACGTCCGCCTCGCCGCGGCGCAGCAGCGTGGCGGACTCGTGCAGCGCGCACAGCCGGACCGTCACCGGGACGGCGGCGGGATCGGCGGCGAAGCGCTCCAGGATCGGTTCCAGCAGCCCCGCGTCGCCGTCCGCCTTGACCGCGAGGACCAGCCCGGCCTGCGGTGCGACGGCCCGCTGCGCCCGGCGTCCGGCCGCCGTCAGCGCGTCCAGCGCGATCCGGCCCTCCGTGAGCAGCACCTCGCCGGCCGGGGTCAGCGCCACCCGGTGGGTGCTCCGCTCGAACAGCGTGACGCCCAGGTCCGTCTCCAGCGCGCGGATCGCGCGGGACAGCGGGGGCGGCGAGATGCCGAGCCGCTCGGCGGCGCGGGCGAAGTTCAGCTCCTCGGCGACGGCGACGAAATAGCGCAGGGCACGGGACTCCACGGCTGCCCCTTCCGGTCGGTATTGCCTTCAGGGTAACGACCGCGACCGGACCGGACCTTCAGTTCCGGAGGTGACGGGCGAAGGATCGAGGGAGGAGGGCGGACGGGACGGACGGCTCGCCGCACGGCGGCGCCGCCTCGACTCCCGCCGCCTCGACTCTCACCCTCTACTCCACCCTTACCTTTTCCGACTTCTGTGACTTCGGGAGACTCCTCGTGATGCTCGTGACCACTCCGACCGGCCAGATCGGCGGGCGCCTGCTCGACCTCCTCCTCGACGAGCCGGAGACGGCCGGGCGGCTCCGGGTGATCGCCCGGGACCCGGCCCGGCTCACCCTGCGGGCCCGGGAGCGGGCCGAGGTGTTCCGCGGCTCGCACAGCGACCCCGGACTGCTCGCCGAAGCGGCGGCGGGCGCCGACCAGGTCTTCTGGCTGGTGCCGCCGGCGCCGGGCGCCGAGAGCGTCGAGGGCCATTTCCGTGCCTTCGCCGACGCGCTGTGCCGGGTGATCGGGGACCAGGGCGTGCGGCGGGTGGTGGGCGTCTCCACCCTGGGCCGCAAGACCGCCGTGGACGCCGGGCAGATCTCCGCCTCCCTGGCGATGGACGAGTCGATCGCGGCCACCGGTGTGCACTACCGGGCGCTGTGCCCGCCCTTCCTGATGGAGAACCTGCTCGGGCAGGCCCCGCTCATCCATGACCATGGGGTCTTCCACCTGGCCAACGACGGCGGACGGGTCCTGCGCACCTGTGCCACCCGCGACATCGCCGCCACCGCTGCCCGGCTGCTGCTCGACCCGTCCTGGACCGGGCAGGAGGACGTCCCGCTGGTGGGCCCCGACGCGCTGACGCCCGAGGGCATGGCCGAGGTGATGTCCGAGGTGCTGGGCCGCCCGGTCCGGATGCGGCCGGTCGCCCTCGACGACTTCCGGCGCGCCCTGCTGGACCACGGTGCCGGCGAGGCGTGGGCGCAGGGCGTCGTCGACATGGTCCGCGCCCAGGACGAGCAGGGCTTCTACGGCGCCGGTGTGCCGAGCACCCCGGACACGGCGCCCACCGGCTTTGGCCAGTGGTGCGAGGAGGTGCTGTCCCCGGCCGTGCGCGGCTGAGCGCCGTACGCCTTCGTCGGCCGCCGCCGGGAGCGCCCCCGGTGCCGGGCCCGCTCACCGCTCCAGCAGCATCCGCTGGAGCTCCCTGGCCGCCCGCGGCGGCGCCACGTCGCTGCGGTGGGCCAGGGCGATCGTGCGGTGCAGGCCGGGGCGGGCCAGCGGGGTCACCCGCAGACCGTGCCCGGAGCGGGTGGCGACCATGCGGGGCACGACGGCGACGCCCAGACCGGCCCGTACGAAGCCCAGGACGGCGTCCATCTCACCGCCCTCCACGGCGAACTCCGGCTCGAAGCCCTCGGCGCGGCACGCGGCGACCGTCAGCTCCCGCAGGTCGTAGCCGTGGCGGAACATCACGAGCCGGGCGCCCGCCAGGTCCGCGATGCGCACCGTCCGCCGTCCCGCGGGTCCGGGCGGCGGCACGTCCGAGGAGGACACCACGACCAGGTCCTCGCGCAGCAGCTCCACCGTGGTCAGCGCGGGGGACGGGCTGGGCAGCGGCAGTACCACCAGGGCCAGGTCCAGGGCGCCGCGCGCCAGTTCCCGTACGAGGTCGTGCGAACCGCCCTCCTCGACCAGCAGCCGGATGCCCGGGTAGCGGTCGTGGAAGGCGCGCAGCACGTCCGGCAGCAGCCCGGTGCACAGGCTCGGCGTGGCGCCCAGCCGCACCCGGCCCCGGCGCAGCTGGGCCAGCTCCTGCACCTCGTGCCGGGCGGTGTCCGCGTCGGCGAGGATGCGCCGGGCCAGCGGCAGCAGCGCCTCGCCCGCGTCGGTGAGCGTGATGTTGCCGCGCGCCCGCTGGAACAGATCGGCGCCCAGCTCCCGCTCCAGCGCCTTGATCTGCTGGGACAGCGAGGGCTGGGCGACATGGACCAGATCCGCGGCCCGGGTGAAGTGCCGGGTCTCGGCGACGGCCACGAAGTACTGGAGCTGCTGGAGCTGCACCCGGCCATGATAGCCGCTGCCTATCGGAACGAGCTGGACCATGTCTTGGACCGATGACCCCCGGCGGGCCTAGCGTCGGTCCCATGGCTCTGGCAACGCGGACGGACCGACGGCCGTCCATGGCACGCACCGTGTGGCGGTCGACCGTCGGGAAGAAGGCCGTGATGGCGGTCAGCGGCCTGATCATGCTGCTGTACCTGGTCGCCCACATGATCGGGAACCTGAAGATCTACTTCGGCGCGGGCGAGTTCAACCACTACGCGCACTGGCTGCGCACCGTGGGCGAGCCGTTCATGCACTACGAGTGGACGCTCTGGCTGGTCCGGGTCGTGCTGGTCGTCGCGGTGGTCGCGCACGCCGTCTCCGCGTACCAGCTCAGCCGCCGCGACATCCGGGCGCGCCCGGCCAAGTACGTGCACGCCAGGCCCCGCGCGAGCTACGCCACCCGCACCATGCGCTGGGGCGGGATCATCCTCGGCCTGTTCATCGTCTGGCACCTGCTGGACCTGACCACCGGGACCGTGCACTCCGGCGGCTTCCAGGAGGGCCACCCGTACCAGAACGTCGTGGACACCTTCTCCACCTGGTACGGCAACGTGATCTACATCGTCGCCATGCTGGCGCTCGGCCTGCACATCCGGCACGGCTTCTGGAGCGCCGCCCAGACCCTCGGCGTCGGCAGCCGGGCCCGCGACCGCGCCCTGAAGACCGTCGCAGACGTCCTCGCAGTACTGCTCACGGCCGGTTTCATCGCCGTACCGGTGGGCGTGATGACCGGAGTGGTGAGCTGACATGACCGCCTACGCCGACTACACGACCGGTGAACCGGTCGCCGACACCAAGGCCCCCTCCGGGCCGGTCGAACAGCGCTGGGACACCCGGCGCTTCGAGGCCAGGCTGGTCAACCCGGCCAACCGGCGCGGACAGACGGTCATCGTCGTCGGCACCGGCCTCGCGGGCGGCTCGGCCGGGGCCACCCTCGCCGAACAGGGCTACCGCGTCGTGCAGTTCTGCTACCAGGACTCCCCGCGCCGGGCCCACTCCATCGCCGCGCAGGGCGGCATCAACGCCGCGAAGAACTACCGCAACGACGGTGACTCGGTGCACCGCCTGTTCTACGACACCGTCAAGGGCGGCGACTTCCGCTCCCGCGAGTCCAACGTCCACCGGCTCGCCCAGATCTCCGTCGAGATCATCGACCAGTGCGTGGCCCAGGGCGTCCCCTTCGCCCGCGAGTACGGCGGCCTGCTCGACACCCGCTCCTTCGGCGGCGTCCAGGTCTCCCGCACCTTCTACGCCCGCGGCCAGACCGGGCAGCAGCTCCTGCTCGGCGCCTACCAGGCGCTGTCGCGGCAGATCGCCGCCGGGAACGTCGAGATGCACCCGCGCACCGAGATGCTGGACCTGATCGTCGTCGACGGCCGCGCC
The sequence above is drawn from the Streptomyces sp. SAT1 genome and encodes:
- a CDS encoding LysR family transcriptional regulator, with product MESRALRYFVAVAEELNFARAAERLGISPPPLSRAIRALETDLGVTLFERSTHRVALTPAGEVLLTEGRIALDALTAAGRRAQRAVAPQAGLVLAVKADGDAGLLEPILERFAADPAAVPVTVRLCALHESATLLRRGEADVALVHGPYDPTGLDSEPLTVEPRVAAVAAAHPLAARTRLSLDDLGMTAEDVGRPVGRPRDDCRDLAQLLTLVALGEVVTLLPASVTLRYPRPGVAYRPVVDAPAAVMAVAWPQQSRSTATAALVRAATAVAEARTRARERTPDEASFTP
- a CDS encoding NAD(P)H-binding protein — protein: MMLVTTPTGQIGGRLLDLLLDEPETAGRLRVIARDPARLTLRARERAEVFRGSHSDPGLLAEAAAGADQVFWLVPPAPGAESVEGHFRAFADALCRVIGDQGVRRVVGVSTLGRKTAVDAGQISASLAMDESIAATGVHYRALCPPFLMENLLGQAPLIHDHGVFHLANDGGRVLRTCATRDIAATAARLLLDPSWTGQEDVPLVGPDALTPEGMAEVMSEVLGRPVRMRPVALDDFRRALLDHGAGEAWAQGVVDMVRAQDEQGFYGAGVPSTPDTAPTGFGQWCEEVLSPAVRG
- a CDS encoding LysR family transcriptional regulator, which codes for MQLQQLQYFVAVAETRHFTRAADLVHVAQPSLSQQIKALERELGADLFQRARGNITLTDAGEALLPLARRILADADTARHEVQELAQLRRGRVRLGATPSLCTGLLPDVLRAFHDRYPGIRLLVEEGGSHDLVRELARGALDLALVVLPLPSPSPALTTVELLREDLVVVSSSDVPPPGPAGRRTVRIADLAGARLVMFRHGYDLRELTVAACRAEGFEPEFAVEGGEMDAVLGFVRAGLGVAVVPRMVATRSGHGLRVTPLARPGLHRTIALAHRSDVAPPRAARELQRMLLER
- a CDS encoding succinate dehydrogenase yields the protein MARTVWRSTVGKKAVMAVSGLIMLLYLVAHMIGNLKIYFGAGEFNHYAHWLRTVGEPFMHYEWTLWLVRVVLVVAVVAHAVSAYQLSRRDIRARPAKYVHARPRASYATRTMRWGGIILGLFIVWHLLDLTTGTVHSGGFQEGHPYQNVVDTFSTWYGNVIYIVAMLALGLHIRHGFWSAAQTLGVGSRARDRALKTVADVLAVLLTAGFIAVPVGVMTGVVS